From Trichocoleus sp. FACHB-46:
ACTCTTTCTGTAACTCTGCCCCAGAAGGAGTTTTGCTGAGCGACACGAATCTGTCTCGATGTCATTTAATCTGGCACTGTACATTAGAGGTAGCAAGCTAAACTCATTTTGTTACAGGTGAACAATTACTGGGTACAAAGAAGATTTCTTGTTCAGATTGTAGATATGTATCAGTTCGAAAATTATTGACGATCGCTTGTTGCCGTAGGCTTTGAGCTTCAGACTGAGAGAGATTTGAACCGAGAACTAAGTAGTATATTCTAGAATTTACCTTTGATGGACAAATCCGGATGTCGGGAAAGGAGCGTGTGAACTCCAAACCAGCCGCTCGAATCGGCTCCTGACGTAATGCCTTAGGGTATTCTGATTGTGCGGCAATGACGTAGAACTTCTGATTGATAAGAGATGCTGCTGTTGAAGTAGAAGGGGAAGCAACTACTGCAGTACTCCGTTTTGAAAAAGGTAGACTGTCCCAGATCGTATTGCCATCTTTGGCGATTGTAGTTAAACCTGTGGTGATAGCAGCTAGGCTTCCTACCACTACACCTATCTTAATTAAAATACTCTGTTGACCTGATTTATCGCTGGACCCTGATTTTTCATCTGACATAAAGCAAATCCTGAAATCCAAGATAGTTAGCTAAGTTCAGAAGAACTACAAAGACAGTTTTGTAATTTTAGAAATATAACGTGGATTTCAACCGTCAAAGAGTCTTAACTATTACACTCAAACTTTATTTCATCCTTTATTGTCATACAGCAACTAAATTGAGGTAATTGGTAGCGGACCTGGACCAATTAATCTTTCGTGGCAGTCGATTTATGGAAGAAGTCGTCTTTTTCCACCGCAGGAGCGCCACTCTCATCCTTGCGGATCTCATCGAAAACTTTGAACTGAACAAAGTGAGTCAGCGATTGTATTGGCTACTTAAGTTAGGAGGGATTGCTGATCCTGATGGAAAAATCTCATTGGATTTGCGAATGACATTTTTGGGCAAAAGGGAACAGGCACGTAGCTGCTTAAAGAGAATACTTCAGTGGAACCCTGAAAAGTAATCTTATCTCACGGTCGTTGGTATGAGAATAACGTTACTGCTGAATTGCGTCGCGCTTTTCGCTGGCTTGAATAACTTCTAGACGACAGCAAGCTAACCCTTTGGCAGAGCGGATAGTATAAAAGACCTCATGCTTAGTTCTAGTCGTATCTGCCACCGCTCATCTCTGCCATGATGCTTTCAAGGTCTCGGTGGGATGTAAGGTTACCAGCGAGACCTTGAAAGCATTCATTCGCTATCTTTCCTTTACCTGCCTGTGCTCACTATCTGTAATCAGTAGATTCAGCCAGAGCGCGCCATTGTGCTGTTTCTTGCTCGACGTAAGCGTTTTTCTGGGCAATGGCTCGAAGGGTGTCTGTACCAAGCGGCAACCGTAGCGGTGGCGTATCAGCATTCGCGAGCTGAAGCATCGCCTGGGCAAGCTTGGTGGGATCTCCCGGTTGTTGATAGCTCAGCTCAGAGGCGATTTTACGAACTTTGCCGACCGTCTCTACGTAATCCGGAATTTCCATTGCGGTTTTCTGGAGCGAGCTGCCATCAAGGAAATTGGTGCGGAAGTATCCGGGTTCGACCACAGTGGCATGGATGCCTAGAGGCGCTAACTCATCATGCAGCGCTTCGGTAATGCCTTCAACGGCAAACTTGGTTGAGGAGTAGATGCCCCAGCCTGGAGTGGAGCGATAACCCCCAATCGATGAGAGGTTGATAATGTGTCCAGAGCGGCGCTGACGCATACTGGGCAATACGGCACGGGTCATATTCAACAGCCCAAAGACATTCGTGCGATAGACCCGCTCAACCTCTTCTGCACTGGTTTCTTCGATGCCACCCAGTAAACCGAATCCTGCATTGTTGACTAACACATCGATCTGCCCAAAGCGTTCCAGCGCTGCTGCCACTGCTGCTTGTACCTGAGCCTCATCGGTAATATCCAAGCTCAGCGTCAACACATTGGAGTTCGACTCGAATTGCCCTAAATCAGACTTTTTACGGGC
This genomic window contains:
- a CDS encoding oxidoreductase, whose product is MTQKTWFITGASRGIGAEIAIAVLAAGDQLIATARKKSDLGQFESNSNVLTLSLDITDEAQVQAAVAAALERFGQIDVLVNNAGFGLLGGIEETSAEEVERVYRTNVFGLLNMTRAVLPSMRQRRSGHIINLSSIGGYRSTPGWGIYSSTKFAVEGITEALHDELAPLGIHATVVEPGYFRTNFLDGSSLQKTAMEIPDYVETVGKVRKIASELSYQQPGDPTKLAQAMLQLANADTPPLRLPLGTDTLRAIAQKNAYVEQETAQWRALAESTDYR